A stretch of Zootoca vivipara chromosome 13, rZooViv1.1, whole genome shotgun sequence DNA encodes these proteins:
- the LOC132592938 gene encoding olfactory receptor 14A16-like, whose amino-acid sequence MSNDTNFVLLGFSDIRELQILHFVMFLLIYLATVVGNLLIIILITLNRQLHTPMYFFLMNLSIADIGNISVNVPKAMSNSLMNTRLISYPECVSQVFFLIFFAVTDLGLLTVMAYDRYVAICNPLRYETVMNMRACIQMAASAWVTGFFFAVLHTGGTFSITFCSNVLNQFFCEIPQLLKLSCDDNYMTEVGVLVFVECVALACFIFIIYSYVQIFTNVLRIPSVRGRKKALSTCLPHLIVVSLFICTGSFAYLCPTQKAPKHLVMMISVLYSILPPMMNPVIYSMRNQEIRSALSKLFG is encoded by the coding sequence ATGTCAAATGACACCAATTTTGTTCTTCTGGGATTCTCTGATATTCGGGAGCTCCAAATTTTACACTTTGTGATGTTTCTTTTGATTTATTTGGCTACTGTCGTGGGAAATCTACTCATAATCATACTCATAACCCTCAACCGTCAACTTCACACGCCTATGTACTTTTTCTTGATGAATTTATCCATCGCAGACATTGGCAACATCTCCGTCAATGTCCCCAAAGCCATGAGCAACTCCCTCATGAACACCAGGTTGATTTCATATCCAGAATGTGTTTCCCAAGTCTTTTTCCTCATCTTCTTTGCAGTGACTGACCTGGGCCTCCTCACAGTCATGGCTTATGATCGATACGTTGCCATCTGCAATCCACTACGATATGAGACAGTGATGAACATGAGAGCTTGCATCCAAATGGCAGCAAGTGCATGGGTGACTGGTTTTTTCTTTGCAGTGTTACACACTGGGGgcacattttccattactttctgcTCCAACGTTCTCAACCAGTTTTTTTGTGAAATCCCACAATTGCTAAAACTCTCCTGTGATGACAATTATATGACAGAAGTTGGTGTCCTTGTATTTGTTGAATGTGTAGCTTtagcttgctttatttttataatttactCATATGTACAGATCTTCACCAATGTACTCAGAATACCTTCTGTGCGGGGAAGGAAGAAAGCATTGTCTACTTGCTTGCCGCACCTCATTGTTGTCTCCTTATTTATCTGCACTGGCTCCTTTGCCTATTTGTGTCCAACTCAAAAAGCCCCAAAACACCTGGTCATGATGATTTCTGTGTTATATTCTATATTGCCACCCATGATGAATCCAGTGATTTATAGCATGAGAAATCAAGAGATCAGATCCG